Proteins encoded in a region of the Leopardus geoffroyi isolate Oge1 chromosome E2, O.geoffroyi_Oge1_pat1.0, whole genome shotgun sequence genome:
- the LOC123577877 gene encoding zinc finger protein 324A-like isoform X1: MAGLSCIGGHGMILTEPGYALSQRLESNPPFAWRRNDAEGVAVCREQAAPQSRWPNTAPAAHGASGDGKVAGFWNDLMCQGLMAFEDVAVYFSQEEWELLDAAQRALYCHVMLENFALVSSLGLSASRPRVVLQLERGEEPWVLSGTVVTPARNAQRKPSPGPCHLAYDKVVPEAALPVTFQNGSLPAPTFTGTCERGKSSVGWQGTSLSQEKKSTGVSVIYWERLLLGPGSGEANVSLRLTSPLRTPEDSPPREKALMNRPMPDEQPRPCGGQKPFGQDGPGRGCPKIPEFEAGLTSGEREKGGTSLKPHGLPASQEPPTWDQLGKALHTGPSFLSGEKPFECRACTKVFLKSSDLLKHLRTHTGERPYECSQCGKAFSQTSHLTQHQRIHSGETPYACPACGKAFRHSSSLVRHQRIHTAEKSFRCGECGKAFSHGSNLSQHRKIHAGGRPYACAQCGRRFCRNSHLIQHERTHTGEKPYTCALCGAAFSQGSSLFKHQRVHTGEKPFACAQCGRAFSHSSNLTQHQLLHTGERPFRCGDCGKAFAKGAVLLSHRRIHTGEKPFVCAHCGRAFRERPALFHHQRIHTGEKPVRRPRRGAGLCPQARPSSGAPSEGTPGRVAGPTPTSGPPAVSKPADA; the protein is encoded by the exons ATGGCAGGCTTGAGTTGCATCGGGGGCCATGGGATGATTCTAACAGAGCCTGGATATGCTTTAAGTCAGAGACTTGAAAGTAACCCACCGTTTGCTTGGCGGAGAAATGACGCAGAGGGGGTGGCCGTGTGCAGGGAGCAGGCAGCACCACAGTCCAGGTGGCCGAACACGGCACCCGCTGCACACGGGGCCAGCGGAGACGGGAAAGTGGCTGGATTCTGGAACGATCTGATGTGTCAG GGCCTGATGGCCTTTGAGGATGTGGCCGTGTACTTCTCCCAGGAGGAGTGGGAGCTCCTGGACGCAGCCCAGAGGGCCTTGTACTGCCACGTGATGTTAGAGAACTTCGCGCTTGTGTCCTCGCTGG GACTCTCTGCCTCACGACCCCGGGTGGTCCTGCAGCTTGAGCGTGGCGAGGAGCCCTGGGTTCTCAGCGGGACAGTTGTGACACCAGCCAGGAATGCTCAGAGAAAGCCCAGCCCTG GTCCCTGTCATCTGGCATATGACAAGGTTGTTCCTGAAGCAGCTTTGCCAGTGACCTTCCAGAATGGCTCCCTTCCAGCACCTACCTTCACAGGCACCTGCGAACGTGGGAAAAGCTCAGTGGGTTGGCAGGGCACCTCCCTCTCTCAGGAGAAAAAGTCCACAGGCGTGTCGGTAATCTATTGGGAAAGGCTCCTGCTGGGTCCTGGCAGCGGGGAAGCCAATGTCAGTCTGCGGTTAACCTCTCCCCTGAGGACTCCTGAGGACAGCCCGCCTAGGGAGAAAGCCCTCATGAACCGCCCCATGCCAGACGAGCAGCCGAGGCCATGTGGGGGCCAGAAGCCATTTGGGCAGGATGGCCCTGGAAGAGGCTGCCCCAAAATTCCAGAATTTGAGGCCGGTCTCAcctctggggaaagagaaaagggtggAACTAGCCTCAAGCCTCATGGACTCCCTGCTAGCCAAGAGCCCCCCACCTGGGATCAGCTGGGCAAGGCCCTCCACACAGGCCCCAGCTTCCTCTCCGGGGAGAAGCCCTTCGAATGCAGGGCGTGCACCAAAGTGTTTCTGAAGAGCTCCGACCTGCTCAAGCACCTGCGCACCCACACCGGAGAGCGGCCATACGAATGCTCTCAGTGTGGCAAGGCCTTCAGCCAGACATCACACCTGACGCAGCACCAGCGCATCCACAGCGGTGAGACGCCCTACGCGTGCCCGGCCTGTGGCAAGGCCTTCAGGCACAGCTCCTCGCTGGTGCGGCACCAGCGCATACACACCGCTGAGAAGTCCTTCCGCTGCGGCGAGTGCGGCAAGGCCTTCAGCCACGGCTCCAACCTCAGCCAGCACCGCAAGATCCACGCGGGCGGGCGGCCCTACGCATGTGCTCAGTGCGGCCGCCGTTTCTGCCGCAACTCGCACCTGATCCAGCACGAGCGCACGCACACGGGTGAGAAGCCTTACACCTGTGCCCTCTGTGGTGCCGCCTTCAGCCAGGGTTCCTCCCTCTTCAAGCACCAGCGCGTgcacacgggcgagaagccctTCGCCTGCGCACAGTGTGGCCGCGCCTTCAGCCACAGCTCTAACCTCACGCAGCACCAGCTGCTGCACACTGGGGAGCGGCCCTTCCGCTGCGGGGACTGTGGCAAGGCTTTCGCCAAGGGCGCGGTGTTGCTCAGCCACCGACGCAtccacacgggcgagaagccctTCGTGTGCGCACACTGCGGCCGTGCCTTCCGCGAGCGCCCGGCCCTCTTCCACCACCAGAGGATCCACACGGGAGAGAAGCCCGTGCGGCGGCCTCGGCGTGGGGCGGGCCTGTGCCCCCAGGCCAGGCCTTCTTCAGGGGCACCGTCCGAGGGCACGCCGGGCAGAGTGGCTGGGCCCACTCCCACCTCAGGCCCGCCGGCAGTTTCGAAGCCTGCTGACGCCTGA
- the LOC123577877 gene encoding zinc finger protein 324A-like isoform X4 — MLRESPALVVPEAALPVTFQNGSLPAPTFTGTCERGKSSVGWQGTSLSQEKKSTGVSVIYWERLLLGPGSGEANVSLRLTSPLRTPEDSPPREKALMNRPMPDEQPRPCGGQKPFGQDGPGRGCPKIPEFEAGLTSGEREKGGTSLKPHGLPASQEPPTWDQLGKALHTGPSFLSGEKPFECRACTKVFLKSSDLLKHLRTHTGERPYECSQCGKAFSQTSHLTQHQRIHSGETPYACPACGKAFRHSSSLVRHQRIHTAEKSFRCGECGKAFSHGSNLSQHRKIHAGGRPYACAQCGRRFCRNSHLIQHERTHTGEKPYTCALCGAAFSQGSSLFKHQRVHTGEKPFACAQCGRAFSHSSNLTQHQLLHTGERPFRCGDCGKAFAKGAVLLSHRRIHTGEKPFVCAHCGRAFRERPALFHHQRIHTGEKPVRRPRRGAGLCPQARPSSGAPSEGTPGRVAGPTPTSGPPAVSKPADA, encoded by the exons ATGCTCAGAGAAAGCCCAGCCCTG GTTGTTCCTGAAGCAGCTTTGCCAGTGACCTTCCAGAATGGCTCCCTTCCAGCACCTACCTTCACAGGCACCTGCGAACGTGGGAAAAGCTCAGTGGGTTGGCAGGGCACCTCCCTCTCTCAGGAGAAAAAGTCCACAGGCGTGTCGGTAATCTATTGGGAAAGGCTCCTGCTGGGTCCTGGCAGCGGGGAAGCCAATGTCAGTCTGCGGTTAACCTCTCCCCTGAGGACTCCTGAGGACAGCCCGCCTAGGGAGAAAGCCCTCATGAACCGCCCCATGCCAGACGAGCAGCCGAGGCCATGTGGGGGCCAGAAGCCATTTGGGCAGGATGGCCCTGGAAGAGGCTGCCCCAAAATTCCAGAATTTGAGGCCGGTCTCAcctctggggaaagagaaaagggtggAACTAGCCTCAAGCCTCATGGACTCCCTGCTAGCCAAGAGCCCCCCACCTGGGATCAGCTGGGCAAGGCCCTCCACACAGGCCCCAGCTTCCTCTCCGGGGAGAAGCCCTTCGAATGCAGGGCGTGCACCAAAGTGTTTCTGAAGAGCTCCGACCTGCTCAAGCACCTGCGCACCCACACCGGAGAGCGGCCATACGAATGCTCTCAGTGTGGCAAGGCCTTCAGCCAGACATCACACCTGACGCAGCACCAGCGCATCCACAGCGGTGAGACGCCCTACGCGTGCCCGGCCTGTGGCAAGGCCTTCAGGCACAGCTCCTCGCTGGTGCGGCACCAGCGCATACACACCGCTGAGAAGTCCTTCCGCTGCGGCGAGTGCGGCAAGGCCTTCAGCCACGGCTCCAACCTCAGCCAGCACCGCAAGATCCACGCGGGCGGGCGGCCCTACGCATGTGCTCAGTGCGGCCGCCGTTTCTGCCGCAACTCGCACCTGATCCAGCACGAGCGCACGCACACGGGTGAGAAGCCTTACACCTGTGCCCTCTGTGGTGCCGCCTTCAGCCAGGGTTCCTCCCTCTTCAAGCACCAGCGCGTgcacacgggcgagaagccctTCGCCTGCGCACAGTGTGGCCGCGCCTTCAGCCACAGCTCTAACCTCACGCAGCACCAGCTGCTGCACACTGGGGAGCGGCCCTTCCGCTGCGGGGACTGTGGCAAGGCTTTCGCCAAGGGCGCGGTGTTGCTCAGCCACCGACGCAtccacacgggcgagaagccctTCGTGTGCGCACACTGCGGCCGTGCCTTCCGCGAGCGCCCGGCCCTCTTCCACCACCAGAGGATCCACACGGGAGAGAAGCCCGTGCGGCGGCCTCGGCGTGGGGCGGGCCTGTGCCCCCAGGCCAGGCCTTCTTCAGGGGCACCGTCCGAGGGCACGCCGGGCAGAGTGGCTGGGCCCACTCCCACCTCAGGCCCGCCGGCAGTTTCGAAGCCTGCTGACGCCTGA
- the LOC123577877 gene encoding zinc finger protein 324A-like isoform X3, giving the protein MAFEDVAVYFSQEEWELLDAAQRALYCHVMLENFALVSSLGLSASRPRVVLQLERGEEPWVLSGTVVTPARNAQRKPSPGPCHLAYDKVVPEAALPVTFQNGSLPAPTFTGTCERGKSSVGWQGTSLSQEKKSTGVSVIYWERLLLGPGSGEANVSLRLTSPLRTPEDSPPREKALMNRPMPDEQPRPCGGQKPFGQDGPGRGCPKIPEFEAGLTSGEREKGGTSLKPHGLPASQEPPTWDQLGKALHTGPSFLSGEKPFECRACTKVFLKSSDLLKHLRTHTGERPYECSQCGKAFSQTSHLTQHQRIHSGETPYACPACGKAFRHSSSLVRHQRIHTAEKSFRCGECGKAFSHGSNLSQHRKIHAGGRPYACAQCGRRFCRNSHLIQHERTHTGEKPYTCALCGAAFSQGSSLFKHQRVHTGEKPFACAQCGRAFSHSSNLTQHQLLHTGERPFRCGDCGKAFAKGAVLLSHRRIHTGEKPFVCAHCGRAFRERPALFHHQRIHTGEKPVRRPRRGAGLCPQARPSSGAPSEGTPGRVAGPTPTSGPPAVSKPADA; this is encoded by the exons ATGGCCTTTGAGGATGTGGCCGTGTACTTCTCCCAGGAGGAGTGGGAGCTCCTGGACGCAGCCCAGAGGGCCTTGTACTGCCACGTGATGTTAGAGAACTTCGCGCTTGTGTCCTCGCTGG GACTCTCTGCCTCACGACCCCGGGTGGTCCTGCAGCTTGAGCGTGGCGAGGAGCCCTGGGTTCTCAGCGGGACAGTTGTGACACCAGCCAGGAATGCTCAGAGAAAGCCCAGCCCTG GTCCCTGTCATCTGGCATATGACAAGGTTGTTCCTGAAGCAGCTTTGCCAGTGACCTTCCAGAATGGCTCCCTTCCAGCACCTACCTTCACAGGCACCTGCGAACGTGGGAAAAGCTCAGTGGGTTGGCAGGGCACCTCCCTCTCTCAGGAGAAAAAGTCCACAGGCGTGTCGGTAATCTATTGGGAAAGGCTCCTGCTGGGTCCTGGCAGCGGGGAAGCCAATGTCAGTCTGCGGTTAACCTCTCCCCTGAGGACTCCTGAGGACAGCCCGCCTAGGGAGAAAGCCCTCATGAACCGCCCCATGCCAGACGAGCAGCCGAGGCCATGTGGGGGCCAGAAGCCATTTGGGCAGGATGGCCCTGGAAGAGGCTGCCCCAAAATTCCAGAATTTGAGGCCGGTCTCAcctctggggaaagagaaaagggtggAACTAGCCTCAAGCCTCATGGACTCCCTGCTAGCCAAGAGCCCCCCACCTGGGATCAGCTGGGCAAGGCCCTCCACACAGGCCCCAGCTTCCTCTCCGGGGAGAAGCCCTTCGAATGCAGGGCGTGCACCAAAGTGTTTCTGAAGAGCTCCGACCTGCTCAAGCACCTGCGCACCCACACCGGAGAGCGGCCATACGAATGCTCTCAGTGTGGCAAGGCCTTCAGCCAGACATCACACCTGACGCAGCACCAGCGCATCCACAGCGGTGAGACGCCCTACGCGTGCCCGGCCTGTGGCAAGGCCTTCAGGCACAGCTCCTCGCTGGTGCGGCACCAGCGCATACACACCGCTGAGAAGTCCTTCCGCTGCGGCGAGTGCGGCAAGGCCTTCAGCCACGGCTCCAACCTCAGCCAGCACCGCAAGATCCACGCGGGCGGGCGGCCCTACGCATGTGCTCAGTGCGGCCGCCGTTTCTGCCGCAACTCGCACCTGATCCAGCACGAGCGCACGCACACGGGTGAGAAGCCTTACACCTGTGCCCTCTGTGGTGCCGCCTTCAGCCAGGGTTCCTCCCTCTTCAAGCACCAGCGCGTgcacacgggcgagaagccctTCGCCTGCGCACAGTGTGGCCGCGCCTTCAGCCACAGCTCTAACCTCACGCAGCACCAGCTGCTGCACACTGGGGAGCGGCCCTTCCGCTGCGGGGACTGTGGCAAGGCTTTCGCCAAGGGCGCGGTGTTGCTCAGCCACCGACGCAtccacacgggcgagaagccctTCGTGTGCGCACACTGCGGCCGTGCCTTCCGCGAGCGCCCGGCCCTCTTCCACCACCAGAGGATCCACACGGGAGAGAAGCCCGTGCGGCGGCCTCGGCGTGGGGCGGGCCTGTGCCCCCAGGCCAGGCCTTCTTCAGGGGCACCGTCCGAGGGCACGCCGGGCAGAGTGGCTGGGCCCACTCCCACCTCAGGCCCGCCGGCAGTTTCGAAGCCTGCTGACGCCTGA
- the LOC123577877 gene encoding zinc finger protein 324A-like isoform X2, translating to MATAALTDRAQGLMAFEDVAVYFSQEEWELLDAAQRALYCHVMLENFALVSSLGLSASRPRVVLQLERGEEPWVLSGTVVTPARNAQRKPSPGPCHLAYDKVVPEAALPVTFQNGSLPAPTFTGTCERGKSSVGWQGTSLSQEKKSTGVSVIYWERLLLGPGSGEANVSLRLTSPLRTPEDSPPREKALMNRPMPDEQPRPCGGQKPFGQDGPGRGCPKIPEFEAGLTSGEREKGGTSLKPHGLPASQEPPTWDQLGKALHTGPSFLSGEKPFECRACTKVFLKSSDLLKHLRTHTGERPYECSQCGKAFSQTSHLTQHQRIHSGETPYACPACGKAFRHSSSLVRHQRIHTAEKSFRCGECGKAFSHGSNLSQHRKIHAGGRPYACAQCGRRFCRNSHLIQHERTHTGEKPYTCALCGAAFSQGSSLFKHQRVHTGEKPFACAQCGRAFSHSSNLTQHQLLHTGERPFRCGDCGKAFAKGAVLLSHRRIHTGEKPFVCAHCGRAFRERPALFHHQRIHTGEKPVRRPRRGAGLCPQARPSSGAPSEGTPGRVAGPTPTSGPPAVSKPADA from the exons ATGGCGACCGCGGCGCTGACAGACCGGGCCCAG GGCCTGATGGCCTTTGAGGATGTGGCCGTGTACTTCTCCCAGGAGGAGTGGGAGCTCCTGGACGCAGCCCAGAGGGCCTTGTACTGCCACGTGATGTTAGAGAACTTCGCGCTTGTGTCCTCGCTGG GACTCTCTGCCTCACGACCCCGGGTGGTCCTGCAGCTTGAGCGTGGCGAGGAGCCCTGGGTTCTCAGCGGGACAGTTGTGACACCAGCCAGGAATGCTCAGAGAAAGCCCAGCCCTG GTCCCTGTCATCTGGCATATGACAAGGTTGTTCCTGAAGCAGCTTTGCCAGTGACCTTCCAGAATGGCTCCCTTCCAGCACCTACCTTCACAGGCACCTGCGAACGTGGGAAAAGCTCAGTGGGTTGGCAGGGCACCTCCCTCTCTCAGGAGAAAAAGTCCACAGGCGTGTCGGTAATCTATTGGGAAAGGCTCCTGCTGGGTCCTGGCAGCGGGGAAGCCAATGTCAGTCTGCGGTTAACCTCTCCCCTGAGGACTCCTGAGGACAGCCCGCCTAGGGAGAAAGCCCTCATGAACCGCCCCATGCCAGACGAGCAGCCGAGGCCATGTGGGGGCCAGAAGCCATTTGGGCAGGATGGCCCTGGAAGAGGCTGCCCCAAAATTCCAGAATTTGAGGCCGGTCTCAcctctggggaaagagaaaagggtggAACTAGCCTCAAGCCTCATGGACTCCCTGCTAGCCAAGAGCCCCCCACCTGGGATCAGCTGGGCAAGGCCCTCCACACAGGCCCCAGCTTCCTCTCCGGGGAGAAGCCCTTCGAATGCAGGGCGTGCACCAAAGTGTTTCTGAAGAGCTCCGACCTGCTCAAGCACCTGCGCACCCACACCGGAGAGCGGCCATACGAATGCTCTCAGTGTGGCAAGGCCTTCAGCCAGACATCACACCTGACGCAGCACCAGCGCATCCACAGCGGTGAGACGCCCTACGCGTGCCCGGCCTGTGGCAAGGCCTTCAGGCACAGCTCCTCGCTGGTGCGGCACCAGCGCATACACACCGCTGAGAAGTCCTTCCGCTGCGGCGAGTGCGGCAAGGCCTTCAGCCACGGCTCCAACCTCAGCCAGCACCGCAAGATCCACGCGGGCGGGCGGCCCTACGCATGTGCTCAGTGCGGCCGCCGTTTCTGCCGCAACTCGCACCTGATCCAGCACGAGCGCACGCACACGGGTGAGAAGCCTTACACCTGTGCCCTCTGTGGTGCCGCCTTCAGCCAGGGTTCCTCCCTCTTCAAGCACCAGCGCGTgcacacgggcgagaagccctTCGCCTGCGCACAGTGTGGCCGCGCCTTCAGCCACAGCTCTAACCTCACGCAGCACCAGCTGCTGCACACTGGGGAGCGGCCCTTCCGCTGCGGGGACTGTGGCAAGGCTTTCGCCAAGGGCGCGGTGTTGCTCAGCCACCGACGCAtccacacgggcgagaagccctTCGTGTGCGCACACTGCGGCCGTGCCTTCCGCGAGCGCCCGGCCCTCTTCCACCACCAGAGGATCCACACGGGAGAGAAGCCCGTGCGGCGGCCTCGGCGTGGGGCGGGCCTGTGCCCCCAGGCCAGGCCTTCTTCAGGGGCACCGTCCGAGGGCACGCCGGGCAGAGTGGCTGGGCCCACTCCCACCTCAGGCCCGCCGGCAGTTTCGAAGCCTGCTGACGCCTGA